A window of ANME-2 cluster archaeon genomic DNA:
GAACAACTTAAGCGAACAAAAGTTGAATAAAGTCGGTAAAATACTAAAAGATGAACCAGAACTTGGAAGAGTAATGGCTATGCGTAAACATGTTTATGTAGATAATTTGAATGTAAGAAAGATGGTTGAGTATTTTGGGTATTTGATTCTTAAGAATGTTTCCCAAATGGCGTTCCCAATTGATGATATATGCAATACGGTTGAAAGGTCAAATAATCTGAAGAAAAAAACAAGAATAGTAGAGGGAACTAGAACAAGAGTAGAATCGGCTGAAGCTGAATTGTTGCCAAAATCGGCAGAACTTATTCTTTGCATCGTGGGACTGTATCATCTTTTGAATGGATGGAGTGGTTATGGTAGTCCAATTAATTTGGCGGATGTTAGGTTGATCAGACCTGCATGATATGATAAATATAATTAACGTGTACGTTGGTGGGAATAATATAGGAACAACTTGTAAGGCAGGAGAAATAGTGAACAATAATGTGAACAGGATAGCAATGGATTTATTAATATTCATGTTTTTAGCCACTGGATTGTTTTTCAATAAATTAATTTTGCCTTATTGTTACTAATTACTATCGGGGCATATAAATAAAATTCCCAGCTAAAATAGAAATATTTAAATTTTATGAATATAGGAATACGCTTTGTGAGCGGGTAAAATAGTTTTTTTAACTAACCCCCACTCCCTATCCGCTCACACATTACTAATGTAACGGTAGGGAACTGTTACGACTTACTTTTATTATTACGCTATCAAGAAAATGTTGTATCCGTTTCAAATTAAATGGTAATTGCTCATATTGCTCGGAATTTTGAGACACATATTACACAGATTAATAGTTGTTGTGAAAATCAGTGTAATCTGTGTCTATATTAATTTTGCATTTTGCCATACTTTTTGAAATGGATGCAAAATGCTCACTTATTCCGCATTTTTTAAGCCTACAGGAAAGTATTACTTTCCTATATGTTAAAAAAGCAGGAATAATATGAAACCAGAATGAAGCGGGGGAGGTAATCTTAGCTAAAAAACATAGTTCTAATAATCTTTTAGAAGCCTCGGGGGGGATTTGAACCCCCGACCTCGTCCTCTTTAGAGTCATGCAGTTTCCCGCAGGACATTACCAAGGACGCGCTATACCCCTAAGCCACCGAGGCACATGGTGCTTTTATTAATATAACTGGCGGGCCCGGAGGGATTCGAACCCCCGACATCCGGGTTAGAAGCCCGGCGCTATGTCCTGGCTAAGCCACGAGCCCACAGGCGTTTAACCATAATACCAGTGGACTTTCAAATAGTACTTTACCCATAAAAACTCTTTGGTGTAAAACAGTATTCCGCCTGAATTACGTACCAGCTACCTTCCTTCCAGATATGTAACCTCATCCGCTTCCACTACGAACGGTTTTTCGAGAGCAAACTCCACAATTTTCCTGACCCTGCCTATGCTTTTTAATTCAAGTTGAAGTCTCGCAGAGAAAGTCTCACATTCCTCTAAAACCTCATTTGTCATATGCGTGATACGGTGCATGGCCACCTGCTTGTTTTTTATCCTGGCAATCAGGCCTAATGTTCCAACTTTGACATCATGATAGCTGGTCCGTGTCAGGAAGACTAAATCCCCCACATCAGAACCATGTACCGAATAAAAATTATGAGGGCTGCGAATCTCAATGGTTCTTATGCGATCATCCTGCAATTCCTTTAGCACCTGAGATGATATTCCTGTAAGTATAATATATTTCATTGATACACCCCCCCATCAACCATACATTGGGAATTCACGCCTGGGTTGTTCGCCTTCCTCACTGGTCTTAACCTGTTCAGCAAGTTTCTGTAGTTCGACTTCGATCTGTTCGGCCTGGTCCATCAGGTTTTCAGTGTCAATGGGAAGACCATAGATTATTTTCAATATGCTGATTACAGAAGCTGCAGCCCTTGGGTCCGGATTGGGGCTATTGGTCTCACCCAACAAGCTTATGGCATGGATATCACGCATGACACATTCTGTCATCACACTACCAGAAATGCCGCTTATGGTCCCAACCTGGAATATTTCAACATAATCCCTTATCTTGTCAAGCATATCATCATTGGTCGCAGCACCAAAGACCTTTTCCTCACTGCTCATAGTGGCTATCCCGGCAATGGAAACAATCTCCTTTACATTTATTGATTGTGCCCAGTCTACTAGAACTTTGCTGACCTCATAGGATATAGTGGGATGAATCGGGATATCAGAAATGACAGTGAGAATGTTATGCTCTTTACTCTGATAGATCCGTACAGGCATATTTATGATGCCATTAAACAAAACTGCTATGGGTGGGAAGTATTTTGATTCCATACTTCCAACATATTCCATATTGAGTTCATCTATTAAATGCTGGCCTGCAATATTCCCAACAAGTCCGATACCTGGAAAACCTTCTACTATAATCGGGTTCTTAAGTGATAGTGGTTTAGTAATGATCTTGACATTATACACAAATTTAGATTGTTCATCACCTGGCATATTTTCACCTTAATTAACTATTGGACGTTTTACTATAAACATAAACGCCCTATTTCTATTTAAGTTTCTATTTTAATTTGAGGACTTAAAAAGATTTTTAAACGCTTATGTTTTATGATAAAATGTTTAGGCTTGATATCGAGAATATTTTTCACAAATAAATAGCGCACATAAAATTCATAGGTCATCTGAGTCAAGCCTATTTTTTCAAAGGGAAATGGAAATGGAACTAATTCCATTAGTCATCGGTTAAGGAGTTTGACTGGCTCGATATGGATTGTTTTCCAAATAACTTATCCCCTTCAAATTAAATGGTAATTGATCATAGTGCTCTGAATTTTGAGACACAGATTACACAGATTGATAGTGGTTGTGAAAATCAGTGAAATCTATGTCTAAATTAATCTTGCATTTGACCATACTTTTTGAAGCGGATACCTTTTCACGCTAAAAAAAGGATATTTACCGATTCATTATCCCAAACTCGATTTTATCTCCCGCGCCAGCACCTCAAGCCTTCCCACAACATCCTGCCCGCTGGCTATAATATCCACAAAAGCCGAACCCACAATTACACCCTGGGCACCGCTCTTAATGATCTCGGCAGCCTGTGCGCCAGATGAAATACCAAAACCCACAGCTTTGGGCTTATCAGTCTTAACCCTGTCCAGCACTTCCTTTGTAGAGCCTGCAACATCGTCCCTGGCACCCGTGACACCCAGCCTGGACACCAGATACAAAAACCCGGTGCCCCGCTTCAGGATATCCTCAAGCCTGTCGCCTGTGGTTGTGGGTGCTATCAAGAATATCAGGTCAACTCCATTTCCCTCGCAATACCCGCCCAGTTCCCCGGATTCCTCTGGCGGCAGGTCTGGCACGATAATACCGGTAATGCCAGAATCTTTGCAGTCCTTTACGAACCTCTCAAGTCCCCGCTTGAAGATCAGGTTGTAGTAGGTCATCACAACAAGCGGTACATCCACACCAAGCCCCTTCACCATCTCAAAGTACCTGTCAGGGTTCATACCCGCGTCCAGTGCCCTCTCGATGGATGCCTGTATGGTAGGGCCGTCTGCTATAGGGTCAGAAAAAGGCAGTCCCAGCTCCACAATATCAGCACCGCCCCTTATCAGTGCATGCACGATTCCTGCAGTATCACCATCACCGGCGCACACATAAGCGATAAGTGCTCCATCACCCTTTATTTTCAGTTCATCGAACTTATCAGAGATCCTCATTACATAACCCCCTTCTCAAGCACAGCCTCAAGGTCCTTATCGCCCCGCCCCGATAGATTGATCACCACGATCTCGCCAAGTTCACCTGAGCCTGCAGCCTTTGCCAGGTAGGCAAGGGCATGAGACGATTCCAGTGCCGGGATAATACCCTCCATCCGGCTCAGTTCGTGGAAGGCAGCCAGTGCCTCATCGTCACTGGTGTTCGCAGGCTTGATCCTGCCAGTCTCGGCCAGGTATGCCAGTTCAGGACCCACACCGCTATAATCAAGCCCGGCTGCGATGCTGTGGGATTCCAGTATCTGGCCGTAGGGGTCCTGCAGTATCTTGGTCCGCGCGCCGTGGAGCACGCCTTCCTCGCCCACACACAGGGATGCAGAGTGAAGAGCAGCCTTTTTGGTTGACTCCATACCACTGCCGCCCGCTTCCACAGCGAATAATTTTACGTTAGTATCTGAAATGAATGGATAGAAAGTGCCGATAGCATTACTGCCGCCGCCCGTACATGCGATAATGGAATCAGGCAAACGCCCCTCCTTCTCCATGATCTGTTGTTTGACCTCGTTGCCTATCACACTCTGGAAGTCGCGCACAATAGTTGGATAAGGATGGGGACCGACCACCGAACCGATAAGGTAATGTGTATCCTCCACATTGCTAACCCAGTCCCGCAGCGCCTCATTGATGGCATCCTTCAGGGTCTGGCTGCCAGAAGTTACAGGAATAACCTTTGTTCCCATAAGTTCCATGCGGTACACGTTCATGCGCTGACGCTCCATATCCTTGGCACCCATATAGACCTCTGTGGCAATCCCCAGGTTTGCGCCAGCCATGGCCGTAGCAGTACCGTGCTGGCCCGCCCCTGTCTCGGCGATGAGGCGGCGCTTGCCCATATACTTTGCCAGCAGTGCCTGGCCCAGTGTGTTGTTAAGTTTATGTGCACCTCCGTGCACCAGGTCCTCACGCTTGAGATATACCTTGATCCCGTATTTTTCACTCAGGCGCCGGGCATGGTACAGTGGGGTGGGGCGGCCTGCAAAATCCTGTAGATAATAGTCCAGTTCCTGCTTGAATAGGGGATCGTCCCTGAACCGCTCATATCCTTGTTCCAGTTCCTTTACTGCAGGCATGAGCACTTCGGGTACGAACTGTCCGCCGAAGCGCCCGAACTTGCCTCTTTGTTTTTTGTTCATGAAGTTATCCTCTGTAAGTTATCAATTTGATGTGTTTGACGTATGTGAGTCAGATATGCCAGCCTCAACTAATAATCTGGTGTTTTCGTAGATGTCACCTTTCATAATGGACGTGCCTACCAATACGGCATCGGCACCTGCCCGTACTACCCGGACAGCATCCTGTGGAGTTAGTATACCGCTCTCGCTTATTATAATCCTGTCAGGACTGTGTTTCCTGATAATGGGGGCCAGTTCTTCGGTTGTGGCAAGGTCGATCTCCATAGTCTTGAGGTTTCGGTTGTTGATGCCTATAATATCTGCATCAGTCTCCAATGCGGCCATAAATTCTGCGTGATCATGTACTTCCACCAGCGGCTGGAGTCCCCTGTCCTTTGCAAGTGAGATGAATCCAGGCAGCCTGTCGCCCAATATTCCAACTATCAGTAGTATCAGGTCGCTTTCTACCTCATAGAGCTGTCGTTCGTCTATTATAAAGTCCTTCCTCAATACCGGGATGCTTACGGCCTGCCTGACATGTTCCAGGTTCTCCAGGCTGCCGTGGAAAAAATCCGGCTCTGTAAGTACGGAAATAGCACAAGCGCCAGCCTTTTCCATCGTCCGGGCTATCTGTGCGGCATCGGCAGGGCTCACTTCCCTGTTGTGGGTGGTGGGAGATGCGGGTTTGACCTCGGCTATCACAGGTATATATTGCGAATCCTTCGCATTCTTTATGGACCTGGTAAGGCTCCTTGTGCTTATTGTCTGTACTGTACCTATGTCTGCCAGTTTATTGACACGGTTTTCGGTTGCTGAAATGATATCTTGTATTATTCTGTTCATGTACCAGACCACATTAATGTATATATCTATTCAATGGTGTACAATATTGTACATTGTATATAATACTTATGCAGGATTCTTATTGGAAGGGGATATAAAAAATATATCCTACAGGCTGTGCCAAAATACCTATAAGTCATGGACTTTGGAATGGAATTTCTGAGCCATCGAAAGGATGCATGAGGATTGCTAAAATTCATTCGTCGTCTTGACTCGTGAAAAAAAAGGGGCATGGAAATCCAGTGTAACAGTGCTCTCAGCAAAATTATAAGTATAATTGAACTAAATACTTTTAATAAATGACCCTAAAATCAAAAATGCATAAGAAATCTGCCTTTACAGGACGCAGTATAAGAGGTTCTGATATAGGTGCATCAAGTGAAGATGTTGAAGTGCCAGTTAGAAATGTGCACGACGTAGGTATTCCAAGCGTCCATATTTTAAGCAAAAACGATATTGAAAATGAGCTATCTCAGATCGAAAAAAAGTTCGGAATGACCTCTGAACAATTTTATAAAGCTTGGAGAGAGGGTAGAGTACACGGACACGAGGCCGTAAAGCTGGGTAGTTATTTTGAGTTCTATAAGGATGAGTATGAGTGAAGGTACAGGACCGGGTATCTGAAATAAGAGGAGTTATCTATTCTTATTGTAATGATATTATTGATCAATCAGCGTCGTCAACTTTTGAGGTAAACCGAAGTGAAAAACGTCCAGATTATGGGACTATTTCTGTAGAAATCAGGTGTTTTGACGGGTCTTTGCTAAAATTTTTCGAAAAAATCAATCGTGGGATTATTGAGATATATAGCTATGAATATATACGACTTAATACAGGCTTTTTCTATCATTACCAAAATGAAGGAGTTGAGAATGGGATTAAAAAACCTCTTCATCATTTACATGTTGGGATTAAAAAAGATGCTAATGAAAAATTATTGGAATTACTTCCAAATGAACTAATAGAACATGGTGGGCCGCACTACAAAGTTTCAGAAATCAGTTTCAACGAGTTTATGGCCATGATAATCGTGAACTTTTTTGATGGTCATAGAAATTTCGATAATATGCTTAAAAATTTAGGTTTTTGAATTAGGGACATCGCGCCCTTTTCATTGCCGCAATTGCTGTAATGTTCAAGATGCTCAAATGATGCACGAGATTATCCTATGTGCAGTCAAGGTATACCATGGACAAATGTCCCGGCCCTGTATATAGCGATTTCGAGGAATATTTCCGTTCCTACATTCTACAATACATAACATGAGCAATTAATTTTTCGAATGTACCGCCCTCCAACTGCAAAAACCACCTTGATATCCCTTAAAGGCTGGCCCCCACCAATACAAATAGCCAGGCAAACGGCACCGCGCATGATATACACATTGATGCCGGGCTGTCAAAAACTTTCATATACATTATCCAAATAACATCTCACCCATCAACCAGCTTACGATAATATCTCTCCTTTTCACTGAATATGCAGCCGCAGTACGCCTGTCGGTACAGTCCCAGGTCGCGGCATAACTGGAAAGTCTCCCTGTATCCTTCACGGAAATCCTGGTAATAGAACTCCACGCCATATTCAGATGCAAGACCGCTGGCAATGTCCCTTATCATCTCATGTTTCTGGTAAGGGGATATAAGCAGCGTTGTCGTGAACCTGGAGATACCCATATCCGATGCCTGCCTGGCAGCCTCCTCCAGCCGCAGGGAATAACACAGGGCGCACCTGTCATCGACCTCAAGGGCCTGACTGATAAAATCCTCTAATATATATTCGTCCTTGTACACCACATCCAGTTCCACAGCCCTCGCATACTGCTGCAAAGTTTCAAACCTGCGTCTGTACTCTGTGAACGGATGGATATTCGGGTTGTAGAAATAGCCAACTGGATCAAAGCCACCAGACCTTAACGCCTTTACCGTATAAGTGGCACAGGGGGCACAGCAGATATGCAGCAGAATTTCCATGTTTATTTTCACCAACTTTAATAATACAAGGAATTGAATTATATTATGTTGTATTTATCGATTTACAGGGCTGGTATATATTGGAACTCTCAGATAATGCACTAAAAGTGCTCAGGCGCAGGTACTTGCTAAAAGACGAACACAGCCAAGTGACCGAAACACCAGAGCAGATGTTTAGCAGGGTTGCCGGTTATGTGGCATCTGCCGACGAACGGTACAGGGACACAGCAGGTTCTGAGCAGGAGTTCTACTCGGTCATGTCAAACCTTGAATTCCTGCCCAACTCCCCAACCCTGATGAATGCAGGCACCCGCATCAAGCAGCTTGCAGCCTGTTTAGTCCTGCCGATAGGCGATTCCCTTGATGAGATATTCGGGACCCTGAAGAGTGCAGCCATCATACACCAGAGCGGCGGAGGCACGGGTTTTAGTTTCAGCAAGCTGCGGCCACAGGGGGATATAGTAGGCAGCACAGGCGGGATTGCCAGCGGTCCGGTGTCATTTATGAAAGTGTTCGATGCCGCCACCCAGGCCATCAAACAGGGGGGACGCCGCAGGGGTGCCAATATGGGGATTCTCAGGGTGGACCATCCTGATATTGTGGATTTCATTACTGCAAAGCACGAACCCGGTGTGCTGACCAATTTCAACCTGTCTGTAGGCGTGAGTGATACATTCATGGAAGCTGTAGAAGCAGGGGGATCCTATGAATTAATAAACCCCCGCACCGGTGAGGTCACCCGTCGCAAGGATGCAATTGAGATATTCAACCTCATAGCAGCCTCAGCATGGGAGAACGGTGAGCCGGGTCTGTTGTTCCTGGATACCATTAACCGGGATAATCCTACGCCGGGACAAGGGACGATAGAGGCAACCAATCCCTGCGGGGAACAGCCACTGCTGCCCTATGAGGCCTGCAACCTGGGTTCGATCAACCTGGATAAGATGGTAGATGGCGGCAGCATTGATTATGATAAACTTGGCCGTACCGTGGATATTGCGGTGCGGTTTTTGGATAATGTGATAGACCTGGAGCAGTTCCCGCTTGAACAGATAGACCTTATGGTCAAGGGGAACAGGAAGATAGGGCTGGGTGTGATGGGATTTGCTGATATGCTCATACACTTAGGCATAGCTTACAATTCCACTGAGGCTGTGCAGGTGGCTGAGGAGGTCATGACCTTTATTTGCAACCGGGCAGTGCAGGCATCAGGGGAGATTTCACAGCGACGGGGCGTGTTTGGGAACTTCAAGAGCAGTATCTATGACAGCCCATGCAGGCCTAAAGTGCGCAATGCCACACGTATAACCATTGCACCCACTGGTACTATCAGCATGATAGCAGGATGCAGCAGCGGAATTGAACCGATTTATGCTGTATCGTATGTGAAGACTGTGATGGAAGGCGAGAAATTTGTGGTCACTAATCCGTATTTCGAGCAGATGGCAGTGCAGGAAGGGTTCTATTCGCCGGAACTTGTGGAGCGTATAGCAAGCAATGGCTCGGTACAGGATATCCCTGATGTCCCGGTGGCTGTGCAGCGTTTGTTCGTCACGTCACATGATATGGGGTACGAGTGGCATATCCGGTTGCAGGCTGCTTTCCAGAAATATGCTGACAATGCGGTATCCAAGACAATCAATTTCAGGCATGATGCCACAAAAGAGGATGTGGGCAGGGCTTTCAGGCTGGCTTATACGCTGGGGTGTAAGGGCATTACTGTTTACCGGGACCGCAGCCGTAGCGGGCAGGTGCTGACTACGGTTGATGATTTGATGCAGGATTGTGAGTATTGTGGGGCCGTGCTGAATCCGACGTGAAGTTGAAGTGGAGTGCACCCCTTCCAGCGGACAGGTAGTTAAGCAACACAATTTAACATGCTGTCTCAAATTAAAAGCAAGTATACAACTCAAACATTGTTTATCTCTTTCAGGCGAACATACAGTTGATAAAAGTTAAAAAAACCTGAGCAGGATAATTATGAACTAATTGTATAATGCGAAATTATTTTGGGACAGCTTGGTTAAACAAGTTTAATAAATCCACTTTACG
This region includes:
- the trpB gene encoding tryptophan synthase subunit beta, which gives rise to MNKKQRGKFGRFGGQFVPEVLMPAVKELEQGYERFRDDPLFKQELDYYLQDFAGRPTPLYHARRLSEKYGIKVYLKREDLVHGGAHKLNNTLGQALLAKYMGKRRLIAETGAGQHGTATAMAGANLGIATEVYMGAKDMERQRMNVYRMELMGTKVIPVTSGSQTLKDAINEALRDWVSNVEDTHYLIGSVVGPHPYPTIVRDFQSVIGNEVKQQIMEKEGRLPDSIIACTGGGSNAIGTFYPFISDTNVKLFAVEAGGSGMESTKKAALHSASLCVGEEGVLHGARTKILQDPYGQILESHSIAAGLDYSGVGPELAYLAETGRIKPANTSDDEALAAFHELSRMEGIIPALESSHALAYLAKAAGSGELGEIVVINLSGRGDKDLEAVLEKGVM
- a CDS encoding tryptophan synthase subunit alpha, which translates into the protein MRISDKFDELKIKGDGALIAYVCAGDGDTAGIVHALIRGGADIVELGLPFSDPIADGPTIQASIERALDAGMNPDRYFEMVKGLGVDVPLVVMTYYNLIFKRGLERFVKDCKDSGITGIIVPDLPPEESGELGGYCEGNGVDLIFLIAPTTTGDRLEDILKRGTGFLYLVSRLGVTGARDDVAGSTKEVLDRVKTDKPKAVGFGISSGAQAAEIIKSGAQGVIVGSAFVDIIASGQDVVGRLEVLAREIKSSLG
- a CDS encoding indole-3-glycerol-phosphate synthase; translated protein: MNRIIQDIISATENRVNKLADIGTVQTISTRSLTRSIKNAKDSQYIPVIAEVKPASPTTHNREVSPADAAQIARTMEKAGACAISVLTEPDFFHGSLENLEHVRQAVSIPVLRKDFIIDERQLYEVESDLILLIVGILGDRLPGFISLAKDRGLQPLVEVHDHAEFMAALETDADIIGINNRNLKTMEIDLATTEELAPIIRKHSPDRIIISESGILTPQDAVRVVRAGADAVLVGTSIMKGDIYENTRLLVEAGISDSHTSNTSN
- a CDS encoding epoxyqueuosine reductase QueH; its protein translation is MEILLHICCAPCATYTVKALRSGGFDPVGYFYNPNIHPFTEYRRRFETLQQYARAVELDVVYKDEYILEDFISQALEVDDRCALCYSLRLEEAARQASDMGISRFTTTLLISPYQKHEMIRDIASGLASEYGVEFYYQDFREGYRETFQLCRDLGLYRQAYCGCIFSEKERYYRKLVDG
- a CDS encoding proteasome assembly chaperone family protein, which codes for MPGDEQSKFVYNVKIITKPLSLKNPIIVEGFPGIGLVGNIAGQHLIDELNMEYVGSMESKYFPPIAVLFNGIINMPVRIYQSKEHNILTVISDIPIHPTISYEVSKVLVDWAQSINVKEIVSIAGIATMSSEEKVFGAATNDDMLDKIRDYVEIFQVGTISGISGSVMTECVMRDIHAISLLGETNSPNPDPRAAASVISILKIIYGLPIDTENLMDQAEQIEVELQKLAEQVKTSEEGEQPRREFPMYG
- a CDS encoding DUF473 family protein, encoding MKYIILTGISSQVLKELQDDRIRTIEIRSPHNFYSVHGSDVGDLVFLTRTSYHDVKVGTLGLIARIKNKQVAMHRITHMTNEVLEECETFSARLQLELKSIGRVRKIVEFALEKPFVVEADEVTYLEGR
- a CDS encoding adenosylcobalamin-dependent ribonucleoside-diphosphate reductase; the protein is MELSDNALKVLRRRYLLKDEHSQVTETPEQMFSRVAGYVASADERYRDTAGSEQEFYSVMSNLEFLPNSPTLMNAGTRIKQLAACLVLPIGDSLDEIFGTLKSAAIIHQSGGGTGFSFSKLRPQGDIVGSTGGIASGPVSFMKVFDAATQAIKQGGRRRGANMGILRVDHPDIVDFITAKHEPGVLTNFNLSVGVSDTFMEAVEAGGSYELINPRTGEVTRRKDAIEIFNLIAASAWENGEPGLLFLDTINRDNPTPGQGTIEATNPCGEQPLLPYEACNLGSINLDKMVDGGSIDYDKLGRTVDIAVRFLDNVIDLEQFPLEQIDLMVKGNRKIGLGVMGFADMLIHLGIAYNSTEAVQVAEEVMTFICNRAVQASGEISQRRGVFGNFKSSIYDSPCRPKVRNATRITIAPTGTISMIAGCSSGIEPIYAVSYVKTVMEGEKFVVTNPYFEQMAVQEGFYSPELVERIASNGSVQDIPDVPVAVQRLFVTSHDMGYEWHIRLQAAFQKYADNAVSKTINFRHDATKEDVGRAFRLAYTLGCKGITVYRDRSRSGQVLTTVDDLMQDCEYCGAVLNPT